A stretch of the Papaver somniferum cultivar HN1 chromosome 6, ASM357369v1, whole genome shotgun sequence genome encodes the following:
- the LOC113287403 gene encoding putative methyltransferase DDB_G0268948 codes for MADLFDKQAKEYSMTRPTYPDELYEFITSKTPNHDLVWDVGTGSGQAAVRLSEIYKKVIATDTSSQQLAFAIKNQNIRYQQTSTNMSKSELERDVAKQETVDLITVAQALHWFDLTTFYQHVTWVLRKPHGVLAVWCYTTPEVDDNVDAIFQLLYKESAPYWDPARKLIDDKYESIHFPFQPVEGMDHTGPFRFVTKRLMDLDMYFTYIRSWSAYQTARSKNVELLREELVDEFKRAWGGSGIIRKEVRYPIYLMMGRVGDEVPK; via the exons atggCGGATTTGTTTGATAAGCAAGCGAAAGAATACTCGATGACTCGTCCAACTTACCCGGACGAACTATACGAGTTCATTACCTCTAAAACCCCAAACCACGACCTTGTTTGGGATGTTGGTACTGGCAGTGGTCAAGCTGCTGTTCGT CTGTCAGAAATTTACAAGAAAGTTATAGCGACGGACACAAGTTCCCAGCAACTAGCTTTTGCCATCAAGAACCAAAACATTCGCTACCAACAAACCTCTACCAATATGTCTAAATCTGAACTTGAACGCGATGTTGCCAAACAAGAAACTGTCGATCTCATAACTGTAGCACAAGCCCTTCACTGGTTTGATCTCACAACCTTCTATCAACACGTAACTTGGGTCCTCCGGAAACCCCATGGGGTTCTTGCAGTGTGGTGCTATACAACACCTGAAGTGGACGATAATGTTGATGCCATTTTCCAGCTCCTATACAAAGAGTCTGCGCCTTATTGGGATCCAGCTCGTAAACTTATTGATGATAAATATGAAAGTATACATTTCCCGTTCCAACCTGTGGAAGGAATGGATCATACCGGTCCATTTAGGTTTGTGACGAAGAGATTGATGGATTTGGACATGTACTTCACTTATATAAGATCATGGTCGGCATACCAAACTGCACGTTCCAAAAATGTTGAGCTTTTAAGGGAAGAATTAGTTGATGAATTTAAGCGTGCTTGGGGAGGCAGTGGCATTATTCGAAAGGAGGTTAGGTATCCTATTTATCTCATGATGGGCAGGGTGGGGGATGAAGTGCCTAAATAG
- the LOC113287402 gene encoding uncharacterized protein LOC113287402: protein MISRCSMSTNEVPHLCQSFSGIQQLAETRPFKAWFLDQFGVLHDGKKPYPGAISTLEKLSNYGAKLVIISNSSRRASTTMEKLKNLGFDHSLFIGAITSGELTHQYLQRRDDSWFAALGRSCIHMTWSDRGAISLEGLGLHIVENVEDAEFILVHGTEALGHPTGTSLPMKLEDLEKILECCAVKKIPMVVANPDFVTVDARSLHVMPGTLAAKYEKLGGEVKWMGKPDKVIYRSAMAMACVEDASECICVGDSLHHDIKGANLAGIQSAFITGGIHASELGLGSYEEVADFSCVQTLVTKYDAHPSYVLPFFTW, encoded by the exons ATGATATCAAGATGCTCAATGTCCACAAATGAGGTTCCTCACTTGTGTCAAAGCTTTAGTGGGATTCAACAATTAGCAGAAACTCGTCCATTCAAG GCTTGGTTCTTAGATCAATTTGGAGTCCTTCATGATGGGAAAAAACCTTATCCAGGAGCCATCTCTACGC tgGAAAAACTGTCTAATTATGGTGCTAAGTTGGTGATTATTAGCAATTCGTCAAGACGTGCTTCTACAACTATGGAGAAGCTGAAAAACCTTGGATTCGATCATTCTCTATTCATTGGAGCTATCACCAGTGGAGAATTAACACATCAGTATCTTCAGAG GAGGGATGATTCCTGGTTTGCGGCACTTGGAAGATCTTGCATTCACATGACTTGGAGTGATCGTGGAGCAATATCTCTCGAG GGCCTAGGTTTACACATTGTGGAGAATGTTGAAGATGCTGAGTTTATTCTTGTCCATGGTACTGAAGCTCTTGGCCATCCTACTGGGACATCACTTCCCATGAAACTCGAGGATCTTGAGAAAATATTAGAGTGTTGTGCAGTAAAGAAGATTCCCATGGTGGTTGCAAATCCAGATTTTGTTACTGTTGATGCAAGATCTTTGCATGTGATGCCTG GTACTCTGGCGGCAAAATACGAAAAGCTTGGAGGTGAAGTGAAATGGATGGGTAAACCAGATAAG GTAATCTATAGGTCAGCAATGGCCATGGCTTGCGTTGAAGATGCCTCCGAGTGTATATGTGTAGGTGATTCTCTCCACCATGACATAAAGGGTGCAAACTTAGCTGGAATCCAGTCAGCTTTTATAACTGGTGGGATTCATGCGAGTGAACTTGGTCTCGGTAGCTATGAGGAGGTTGCAGATTTCTCTTGCGTCCAAACCCTTGTTACCAAATATGATGCTCATCCGTCCTATGTGTTGCCCTTCTTTACATGGTGA